In a single window of the Drosophila subpulchrella strain 33 F10 #4 breed RU33 chromosome X, RU_Dsub_v1.1 Primary Assembly, whole genome shotgun sequence genome:
- the LOC119557981 gene encoding protein THEM6 isoform X2: MEQLCYLALSVLLAIVVLYGLLELHYFLRMCICVVLARFVKRRCHILDATTVNGLCLTNDVDTLLYHMNNARYFRELDFARVDFYERTNLYRTITGMGGSVFQGAATIRYRRFIRPFHRFNIVSRIIYWDEQSLFMEHRFVRPSDKFVHCIAICRQRVIDVSMEAVMAELLPRTSSNGFRASASPSLAAPSSAAAASAAASGGISNPAMDTSLAENGHGTNGGGATGAGAVAAGATATAAGATPTTAAHCLKLKPSLPPELSKWIEYNDMSSKNLRSGC; the protein is encoded by the exons ATGGAGCAGCTGTGCTACCTGGCGCTGAGCGTCCTGCTGGCCATCGTGGTGCTGTACGGACTCCTGGAGCTCCACTACTTCCTGCGCATGTGCATCTGTGTTGTGCTGGCGCGGTTTGTGAAGAGGCGCTGCCACATCCTGGACGCCACCACGGTCAACG GACTCTGTCTCACCAACGATGTGGATACGTTGTTGTACCACATGAACAACGCTCGATACTTTCGTGAGCTGGACTTCGCCCGCGTGGACTTTTACGAGCGGACCAATCTGTACCGCACCATCACAGGAATGGGCGGATCCGTTTTTCAGGGGGCGGCCACCATCCGCTACCGCCGCTTCATCCGCCCCTTCCACCGGTTTAACATTGTGTCACGG ATTATTTACTGGGACGAGCAGTCGCTGTTCATGGAGCACCGATTCGTGCGTCCGTCGGACAAGTTTGTGCACTGCATCGCCATCTGCCGGCAGCGGGTGATCGACGTCTCCATGGAGGCGGTTATGGCGGAACTCCTGCCCAGGACCTCCTCCAATGGATTCCGGGCGTCGGCGTCGCCTTCGCTGGCTGCGCCCTcgtcggcggcggcggcgtcgGCGGCGGCGTCTGGCGGTATTAGCAATCCGGCGATGGACACTTCGCTGGCGGAGAATGGACATGGGACGAACGGAGGGGGGGCGACGGGTGCCGGTGCGGTTGCCGCTGGCGCTACCGCTACCGCTGccggtgccacgcccacgacGGCGGCGCACTGCCTCAAGCTGAAGCCCTCGCTGCCTCCGGAGCTGTCCAAGTGGATCGAGTACAACGACATGTCCAGCAAGAACCTGCGCAGCGGCTGCTGA
- the LOC119557981 gene encoding protein THEM6 isoform X1 produces MSPSSPFPLQRLPFRLPRPLARPPTNRPTCQSASGMEQLCYLALSVLLAIVVLYGLLELHYFLRMCICVVLARFVKRRCHILDATTVNGLCLTNDVDTLLYHMNNARYFRELDFARVDFYERTNLYRTITGMGGSVFQGAATIRYRRFIRPFHRFNIVSRIIYWDEQSLFMEHRFVRPSDKFVHCIAICRQRVIDVSMEAVMAELLPRTSSNGFRASASPSLAAPSSAAAASAAASGGISNPAMDTSLAENGHGTNGGGATGAGAVAAGATATAAGATPTTAAHCLKLKPSLPPELSKWIEYNDMSSKNLRSGC; encoded by the exons ATGAGCCCTTCCTCCCCCTTCCCATTGCAGCGCCTCCCGTTCCgcttgccacgccccctggcCCGTCCGCCCACAAATCGACCAACCTGCCAATCTGCCAGCGGAATGGAGCAGCTGTGCTACCTGGCGCTGAGCGTCCTGCTGGCCATCGTGGTGCTGTACGGACTCCTGGAGCTCCACTACTTCCTGCGCATGTGCATCTGTGTTGTGCTGGCGCGGTTTGTGAAGAGGCGCTGCCACATCCTGGACGCCACCACGGTCAACG GACTCTGTCTCACCAACGATGTGGATACGTTGTTGTACCACATGAACAACGCTCGATACTTTCGTGAGCTGGACTTCGCCCGCGTGGACTTTTACGAGCGGACCAATCTGTACCGCACCATCACAGGAATGGGCGGATCCGTTTTTCAGGGGGCGGCCACCATCCGCTACCGCCGCTTCATCCGCCCCTTCCACCGGTTTAACATTGTGTCACGG ATTATTTACTGGGACGAGCAGTCGCTGTTCATGGAGCACCGATTCGTGCGTCCGTCGGACAAGTTTGTGCACTGCATCGCCATCTGCCGGCAGCGGGTGATCGACGTCTCCATGGAGGCGGTTATGGCGGAACTCCTGCCCAGGACCTCCTCCAATGGATTCCGGGCGTCGGCGTCGCCTTCGCTGGCTGCGCCCTcgtcggcggcggcggcgtcgGCGGCGGCGTCTGGCGGTATTAGCAATCCGGCGATGGACACTTCGCTGGCGGAGAATGGACATGGGACGAACGGAGGGGGGGCGACGGGTGCCGGTGCGGTTGCCGCTGGCGCTACCGCTACCGCTGccggtgccacgcccacgacGGCGGCGCACTGCCTCAAGCTGAAGCCCTCGCTGCCTCCGGAGCTGTCCAAGTGGATCGAGTACAACGACATGTCCAGCAAGAACCTGCGCAGCGGCTGCTGA